Below is a genomic region from Jiangella gansuensis DSM 44835.
GCCGCGCCCGATGTCCGAGCGGGCCGCGGCGACGTGGATCGCCTGAGCCTCCCGGCGAGTCAGCAGACCGTGGTCCTGCCAGCTGCCGACCACCTCCCGGACGGTGCGGACGAACTGCCCGTGGTTGCGGAACGGTGCGTTCGACCACACCTCGTCGACCAGGGTCCCGCCGTTGGCGTCGGTCCGGTTCTCGACGCCGGAGTCGCTCGTGCCGAAGGCGATCGTCGCACCGTCGGCGACGGTGAACGAGTACAGGTGACCGTCGGAGAGGTGGAACCGGATCTTGATCAGCTGGTTGCCGATCGCGGCGAAGTCGGCGCCGTCCCAGGTCAGCTCGGCCTTCAGCTGGTCACCGGTGACCGGGTTGGACTCAGCCACAGTGAAGCCGGGGATCGGGTCACCGTGGGCGTCCAGGATCTCTGCCCGCAGCGATCCGCCGGCGGCCAGCTCGGCGTTGACGTAGAGCGAGTCACCGGAGACCGACAGCTCCTTGGTGGTCAATGTCCCGATCTGGCTGCCGGCCCGCATCGAGACCCAGCCGTCCTTTCGCCAAGTGACCTTGCCGATGGCGGCTGAACGCTGGCCGCCGGGGATGCCGTGGGTGTCGTCCCAGCCGCCGTAGTAGGTCCAGACCTCGGTATCGCTGACATTGATGTTGCTGGCGGTGAACACCATGCCGTCGTCCCAGGAGCCGTCGGGTCCCAGCTCGACGACCGGGGTTCGGTCGGGACGGTGCCAGTTCAGCAGATCGCGGGACGCGGCGATCTCGACATCGGACGGCCCGTCCGCTCCTCCGCCGAAGCCGCCGCTGGCGTCCGTGCCGGTGATCTCGAAGATCCAAGGGAAGCCGACATAGTCGTTGCCGTAGGCCACTACCGGGAACCCGTAGGCCTGGGCCTCAAGGGCACCGTTGTCGTAGGCGGCCTGGCGGTCGATGTCGTCGGCGGCCAGGGCCAGCTCGGGAGTCGTCCAGTTCACGAAGTCCGTGCTGGTAGACAGGAAGAACGCGCGAACCCCGAACGGCTGCTTCGACATCGCGATGAAGAGCCGGTTCTCCTCGTCGTAGTCGACGGTCACCACATCGGCCGCGGGTAGCGCGGGATTCACTGGCGAGGGAGTCCAGGTCAGCCCGTCGGGGGAGAAGAAGGCCTGGTAGGTACGTGGCGGGTTCACCAGGGTGAGCAGCTTGTAGCGACGGTTCGGGTCGGGGTCGTGCGGGTCGTAGACCACCCCGCCGCCCCCGGCGGCGTTCATCACGATGTTGTTCGCGGTCGAGCCCTCGTACTCGACGAGGCCGAGGTCCGGCTTGGTCCACGTCTCACCGTCGTCGCTCTCGGCGTAGAGGAGCCGCCAGCCCCGGTTGATGCCGGAGTACCACATGCGGTACTTCTCGTAGGTCGGGTCGTAGAAGGCCGAGCCGTAGAGCTGGACCATGTTCGACTCCCACGGTTCGGTGGGCGTGACGACCGGTCCGCTCTTGTCGCCAGGGTGCACGACGCGCTCGAGGTCGGTCGTATCGATCCTGTAGTCGTCGATGAACAGCTCCTGCTTCTGCCCGAGGACGGGGTCATAGACCTCGGGGGCCTCCTCGATGAGCTCGAGGTCGTCGATCAGGGTGACTCCGCCGCCGGGGGAGTCGGCTCTGATCATCACGGCGACATCGGTGACGAACGGCTCGACCACCAGCGGGGGCGCCGCGAACTTGACCTCCAGCTGCTGCCAGCCGGTGGAGTCGTCGGGGAGCCTGATCTCCCGGAAGTGCCGACGGGTACCCGCCTCGTTGTAGTACTGCACCGTCAGTGCGGCTGACGCCCCGTCCTCGAGGTACATCCATCCCCGCACCACGAACCGCTGTCCCTGGCGATCGACCGGTGTCAGGTTGCCGGTCACGATCACCGTGGAGCCGGCCGGCTGCTCGACCCGGAGGCTGTTGTCGCCGGAGTGAGCGTCGTCTTCGGTGATAGCGGCAGATCCGCCGCTGCCGGACGTGCTGACCGTCCAGTCGGTCGGGGCCCCGCTCGGCTCGGCCTGTTCGAAGGACGGGTTGTTCACGGGGTAGGTCGTCTCTCCGGCGTCAGCTTGCCCGAGACCCATGACGGTGATTGATAGAAGGCATGTCATGAGCAGGATGGCAGCCGCCAGCGCGGTATATCTCCGCGCGATGGTTGTCGTCATCAGTCCTCCATGATCGGTACTGTGTGACCCCGCAGAACGGCTTCAGCGGGACGGGAGATCGGCGGGTTCGATGCGGTTCAGCAGATCCCGCCCAAAGAGGTGGCGGTCGAGGTTCCGGTAAAATAGGTCCCAGACGCGGCTGCGGAAGTGAGTGCTCGACGACGACCCGGAGATGTGCGAAGTGACCACCGTGTTCGGCAGGTCCCAGGTCGGGTCGTCGGGGCGCATGGGCGCGCGGTAGTGCACGTCGAGGGCGGCTCCGGCGATCTGGCCGGAGATGAGCGCGTGCCGCAGGGCGGCTTCGTCGACGACGGGGGCACGAGCCGGGTTGAGCACGATGGCGTGTGGGGGCAGGGCAGCGAATGCGGCCGCATCGACCAGTCCCCGGGTCGACGGCGTGTCGGGAGTGGCGACGATCAGATAGTCCAGCCCGGAGTAGAAGTCGGCGCTTCGGTCGAAGCCGAAGGACCGATCGGGGACGGGCCAGTCCTCCTCCGGCCGGTCCAGGGGGTCGTAGCGTCCACGTCGAGGTCCGGGAGCCGACCGAGAGAGCGACCAGATCTCCAGGCCGACCGCCCGTGCGAGCCGGGCCACCTCCTGTCCGATGTTTCCGTAGCCGACGATCCCTACCCGGAGTCCACGAAGCTCGGCCTGGAAGGCCGGATCCCGGTTCCAGCATCGGGCGCGCTGCTCGTCGAGCATGCTCGTGAACCGTCGCCGAAAGGTGAGCATCATCAGCAGGCACCACTCGGCTATCGGGATGTCGTTCACGCCGCTGGCGTTGGTCACCGCGACTTCGGGTCGCAGGCCGGTACCGGCCAGCTGGGCGTACCCGGCCGACCCGAGCTGCAGCCACGACAACGCCTTCATGTCGCCGACGTTGGCAGGCACCAGGTCGGCGAAGAGCACGGTGGCGGTGTCGGCCAGCTCGGCGGGTAGGTGGTGGCCGGTGCCGAACGGCGCGACGCAGTCGACGCGGGCATCGGCCGCGAGGCGTCGCACCCTGCGTAAACCCTCGTCGTCCACGGGCTGCGCCACCACGATGTGCTCGCTCATGGGGCTCAGCTCCGCAGCGTCTTGCCGGGCACGCTGACGAACTCCTCCATGCCAGGCTGGAAGGGGAATCGCTCTTTGATCCCCTCGCTGAGGTCGACGCCGAGGCCGGGCGCCTCGGGTGGCAGCACGTAGCCGTCCCGGATCACCAGGTTGTCGCCCCACAGCAGGGTATGCAGTTCGCCGGCATCGGGCGGGATCTCTACGACCAGCGTGGACGCTGTCGCGAACGCCGCGTGGATGTTCTGCATGACACCGACACCGGCGCTCCAGGCGTGCGACGCAATGGCCGCGTCGCGCTCGGCCGAGAGCCGGCCGACCTCAACGAACTCCGACATGCCGAGCCAGGAAGCGTCGGGCTGGGCGACCGCGAACGCGTCTCGTGCCATCCAGAGCCGGAACTCGTCCGAGGTGCTCAGTTGCTCGCCGCCTGCGACCCGGATCGGCGAGGTCCGGGTCAGCTCGGCGTACTCGTCGGGGTCTTCGTAGGCCAGCGGCTCTTCGAAGAAGGTGATGTCGAAGGGCTCCAAGGCGGCCAACACCGCGCTCGCGGTGGCGAGATCCCAGCTGGCCTTGCCACTGCGGTGTCCCATGTGGCCGTCGAGCATGATGCCGACCTGCTTGCCCACGTGCGTGCGCATCATGGCGACCTTCTCGGCTTCGAACTCTGCAGCTTCATTCGGGCTCGGCCGCGGTACGACAGATCGGTTGTCGGCTACGGAGCGGTATCCCGAGGACACCTTGAACGCGGTGAAGCCGAGCTCCAGGTAGCGGTCCAGCTTGCGCTTGAGCTCGTCCGGTGGCCACGGCGACGGGCCTCCGGTGGCGTAGGCCCAAAGCTTGTCGTGCTTGGCTCCGCCCAGGAGCTGATAGGCGGGAACCCCTTCTGCTTTACCGGCCAGATCCCAGAGCGCGGCCTCGACACCGGACAGGATCGCCGCCGCCACTCCGACCCGGGCTGTGTACACCAGGCATCTGCGCATGCGCGTGGCGAGGACGGCTGGATCCGTTGTGTCCGCCCCGAGCAGGATCGGCCGGACGTAGTCGACCACTGGGCCGACGAGTTCAGGCGCGAAGTAGCCCGCGTACGTCTCGCCGACTCCGACCAATCCCCCATCAGTGTGTACCTCGATGAATGCGGCGGTCCGCTGTCGCTTGGCGGAGACCACCCATCTTTCGTTGGTCGAGGGGCCGGTGAGCAGGATTGTGCGAACGTCAGTGATGCGCATGAGCACCTCTTTCGGCCGATGCCGTCGATGGGTACCGCGCTGGTGGAGACGGTGGCGCGTCCTGAGTATCTCTACATGGAACGGCATGCCATGTCAATGCTTCGTGGTGCGCTCGCCGACTGGCGGTCACCGTCGCAGACGCGAGCGACAGGAGGTCGCTACCCCTGCACCCGTAGCAACCTCCTGTCGATCACCGGCTCCTAAGCCGTGGACAGCGCCGCGGTGGGTGGCATCCGGGCGGCACGGGCGGCGGGGTAGGCGCCCGCCAGCGCGCCGACGACCATGGTGGCGCCCGCTGCGCCGGCCAGCACCCAGACCGGTAGCGCGAACGGCCAGTCCCGGCTGGTGGCGAACGCGGCGGTGGCGAGTCCGCCGAGGGCGGCGCCGCCGAGTCCGCCGAACGCGGCCAGCAGGACCGACTCACCGAGGAACTGGCGGCGGATGTGGGCGCGGGTGGCGCCGAGCGCGCGTCGCAACCCGACTTCGGAGCGGCGTTCGAGGACGGCGATGACCATGGTGTTGGCGACGCCGATGCCACCGACGAGCAGTGCCACCCCGCCGAGGGCGAGGAGCAGGGTGGTGAGGGTCTCGTCGGTGGCGGCTTGGGCGGCCAGCGCGTCCGACGGGCGGCTGACCGCCACTTCCTCCGGATGCGCCGGGTGCACCGTCGCCGGCAGGAGCGCCCGGACGTCGTCGATGACGGCTTCGTCGCTGCGTTCGTAGATGGTGGTAGGCGCGCCGTCGAAGCCCAGCAGCCCGGTCGCCACCGGCCAGCCGATCAGCGCCGCCGAGTCCAGCTCCGGCGCCAGGGCCACCGGGTCGAGGACGCCGACGACGGTGAACCACTCGCCGCCCAGCCACACCTCGACCGTGCCGTCGGTCCGCGAGATCCCCAGCAGGTCCGCGGCATCCGCCCCCAGCACCACGGCGGGAAAGGCCGCCAGTGCGTCGTCGAGCCACCGGCCCGACGCGACGGTCGCGCTGACGGTGTCGAGCAGGTCGGTGCGGGCGGCGGTGACGGCCAGCGCGTTCGTCTGGTTCACGTCGATCTGGTCGTTGCGGTACACCGACGCCCCCGGGACCGCGCCGACCGCGCTGACCGACGTGACGCCGTCGAGCCGGGCCACCATGTCCACGCTCTCCTCCGGCAACACAGCTTCGCCGGTGAACGACGTCCCGGGCGCGACCGTGAGCAGGTTGGTGCCGAGCGACTCGAGCTGCTGGTTGACCTGTTCGCGGCTGCTGGCGGAGATGCCCACGACGGCGACCATCGCGGCGATGCCGACCGCGATCCCCAGCGCGGACAGCACCGCGCGCAGGGGGCGGGCGCGCAGGCCGGAGAAGGCGACCCGGGCGGTGTCGCGGGCGCGCAGCCGGGACGGTGCCGGGGCGCTCATCGGTGCTCCAGCTTCTCGTCGGACTCGATCCGCCCGTCCAGGATGTGCACCTGGCGGGGCAGCTCGGCGGCGACGCCGTGGTCGTGGGTGATGACGATGACGGTGGTGCCGGCGTCGTGCAGCTCGTGCAGCAGTTTGAGCACGGCCGCGCCGGACGCGGAGTCCAGCGCGCCGGTGGGTTCGTCGGCCAGCAGGAACGACGGCTTCCCCACGAGGGCACGGGCGACGGCGACACGTTGGCGCTGTCCGCCGGAGAGCTCGTTCGGCTTGTGGTGGACGCGTTCGGCGAGGCCGACGCGTTCCAGGGTGGCGCGCGCCCGGCGGCGCCGCTCGCGGAGAGGTGCGCCGGTGTAGAGGAGCCCGTCGGCGACGTTGTCGAGTGCCGTCACACCGGGGGAGAGAAAGAACTGCTGGAACACGAATCCGATGCGGCGGGCCCGCAGCGCCGAGAGCTGCCGGTCGGACAGCGCGCCCACGTCGTGCCCGTCGATGTGGACGGTGCCCGCGTCGGCGCGGTCCAGCGTGCCGAGGACGTTGAGCATGGTGCTCTTGCCGGAGCCGGACGGGCCGACGATGCTCACCATCTCGCCGGCATCGATCGTCAGGCTGACGCCGTCCAGGGCGCGTACCGGCGGGCGACCTGGGTAGACGCGGCGTACGCCGTCGAGCATGACGACGGGCTGGGTCGGGGTGGTCATCGTCCGGCCACCCCGACGACCGTTCCCTCGCCGATGCCGTCGCCGGTCACCTCGACCTGGCCGTCCGCGAACAGGCCGGTCTCCACCGGGACGATCTCGGTGCTGCCGCCGTCACCCACGACTTCCAGCCCATAGCCGCCGCCGGCGACCGCGAGCAGCGCGTTGACCGGTACGACCAGCACGTCGGCGCGCTCGTCGACCGGCCGCACCACGTCGACCGGCGAACCGATCAGGCTGGCCTCGGCCGGCTCGGCGAGCGTCACCTCCACCTCGGCGACGGCCGCGTCGGCGCCGGTCTCGTCCTCGGAGGCACCACCACCGCTCCCGGCCGCCGCGGTGGCCTGGACCACCGACGACGCCGTAACGGTGCCGGCGACCTCGCCACCGCCCGGTAACACCACCGTGACGGCGGTACCGGCGGCCAGGAGGTCGCGGTCAGCTACGTCCACCTCCAGCGTCGCCACCTGGTCGGTGCCGGTGACATCCAGGACCGGCGCGCCCGGTGCCTGCGTGGCTCCCGCCTCGGCGTGAACGGTGCCGACCCGCCCGCCCTCGGGCAGGAACACCACGTCGGCCACGCCCACCGACCCGGTTTCCTCCGCGCCGATGTCCTCCTGCCACTCCCGGACCGCTTCGGCGGTGTACCAGGTGTACTCGTCGTCGGCAGTGAAGCCGTCGTATCCCAGTGCGGTCAGGTTCGCCTCCAGCTGCTGGACATCGATACCGGTGTCGCCCGCGGCGAGGTCCCGGTACATCGGGATCGCCCCGAGCAGCGCCGTCACCGGCCGCTCGTCCAGGCGGTACAGCTCGGTGCCGCGGGTGACCTCCATGTCCTGCGCGGCCACCCGGGTGAGCGTCCCCGCCCCGGACGACACGGTGTGTGCGTCGCCGTGCCCGAGAGTTCCCGCCCAGGTCTCCGTCGCCGCGATGGTGCCGCGCGTCACCTGCGCCGTCGCGGCCGGCGCGGCCGTGCCGTCCGTCGTGTCGTCGCCGTCCTCCTGCGTCAGGTACCAGACCGCCCCACCGGCGCCCGCGGCGGCGACCAGCCCCAGCGTGAGCCAGAGCAGCCGGGACCGCCGCCTCGACGGTCGCTCCAGCTCGGCGTCGAGGTCAACGGGTTCCGCGGTCGTGACATGGTCGACGTGGCTCACTGGCCACCGCCCGGTCCGAAGCGCACCGGGGCGCCGGCCAGCAGCGACTGGCAGGCGCCGATCGCGGCCTGGAACTCGGCGGAGTTCGGGTCGAGCCCGGTCGGCATCGACAGCGAACCGTCCGCGGCCGGGTCGGGCATGTCCACGCCGTTCTCGCGCATGCAGGTCGTGAACGCACGAAGCGCTTCCAAAGCGTCCGCGTCCGGGTCCGACGCCTCGCCGCCGTCGGGCAGCAGCGACCGGCACTCCTCCATGGCCTCCGCGGCGCCCGGGTCGTCGGGAAGCTCGAGCTGGATGCCCTGCTGGCTCGGATCCGGGTCGGGCATGTCGATGCCGTTGTCCCGCATGCACTCGTAGAACGCGAGCTCGCCGTCCGCGGCACTGTTGCCGTCGCCGTCCCCGGTACCGGACGCCGCGCCGTCGTCGTCGGACCCGCACGCCGTGAGCGAGACCGTCAGCAACAGGGCGAGTACGGGCAGCAGCCGGCCGCGGAGTGCCGTCCGGCCAGTGGTGAAGCGTGTCATGTCGTCCTCCGGGACGTGGTCGATGCCGTCTGTGCGGTGCGATCGCCACGCTCCTGTGCCCGGATGAGACGTCTTTAGGGCCGGACTAAGAGCCGGCTGAGAAATCGTCCGGCGGCCGGAGCGGGAACCGTAGGGTCAGCACCGCGCCCCCGCCCGCCCGGTTCGCCGCGGTGGCCGTCCCACCGTGCTGCTCGGCCGCCTGCGCCACGATGGCCAGGCCCAGACCCGAGCCCTGTCGTTCGCGGGCGCCCTCACCGCGGTAGAAGCGGTCGAACAGCCGTGGCAGGTCGTCGTCGCGGATACCCGGCCCGCGATCGAGCACCCGGACCGTCGCCCACCCGTCGGCCGCTGCGAGCTGCACCTGGACCCGGCCGCCGTCGGGGCTCACCTGAACCGCGTTGCGGACCAGGTTCGCAATCGCGCGCTCCAGGGTCGCCGGGCGCACGGCCGCCTCGACCGGCCCGCCGCGGATCTCGACGGCGACGGTCGGGTTCACGCGCCGGGTCCGCGCCACCGCGCGGGCCGCCACCTCGCCGAGGTCGACGTCGAGGCAGGGCTCGTCCTCGCTGCCGCCACGGGCGAGGTCGACGATCTCCGCGACCATCTCCGACAGCGCCGCGGCCTCGGACTCCAGGTCGCGCAGCAGGTCGGCGCGGTCGGAGGTGGCGAGGGTCCGCTCGGGGTGCTGCTCGGCCCGCAACAGCACGCCGAGGTCGTTGCGCAGCGTGGCCAGCGGCGTTCGCAACTCGTGTCCGGCGTCCTCGACCAGCTGCCGCTGGCGGGTCCGGGCGCTGTCCAGGGCCGCCAGCATCGCATTGACCGAGCCGGCGAGCCGGACGACCTCGTCCCGGTCGCTGCCCTTGACCTCGATGCGATGCGCGAGGTCCTTGGTCGTGGCCACCTGCTCCGCGGCCTCGACCAGTCTGTCCACGCGGCGCAGACCCGCCCGGGCGATCACCCAGCCGAGGGCGCCGGCGACGGCCACGCCCACGCCGGCGATGGCGATGAGCAGCCAGACGATGCGCGTCATCGTCGCTTCCACGCCGTCGAGGGGTTGGACCAGGCGCAGTACGCCGCCGTTGTCGATCAGGGCGCTCATCACGCGGTAGTTGGCGCCGTCGATGGTCTCGGTGCGCAGGTGCGGGCTCTCGGTGTCACCATCGAGCAGTGCCTGCTCGGCGGTGTCGAGGACGAATGCGTCGACGTCCGCTCCGGGCGGGACGAGCTCCTTCACGATGCCGTCGGGATCGACCACCTGGACGCCGAGTGGTTCGTTCGCGATGACCAGCCCCGCCCGTTCGCCGTCGGCGGAGGTGCCTGCGGCGACGTCCTGCGACATGCTGGCCAGTCGGTCGATGTCGGGGAGCCGGTCGAGCAGCCGGTCGTCGATCTCGGCCAGCAGGCTGGAGCGGATCAGCAGCCACGCGGCGACCGACGCCGCGAGGACGGCCAGGGCCATCGCGCCCGACGTCAGCATGGCCAGGCGGGCTCGCAGTGTCATGGCGGCGGGTCCGCGGCGCGGACGGTGTAGCCGACCCCGCGGACCGTGTGCAGCATTCGCGGCTCGCCGCCGGCCTCCAGCTTCTTGCGCAGGTACCCGATGTAGACGTCGAGCGAGTTCGTCGAGCCGTCCAGGTCGCAGCCCCACACACCCTCGTAGAGCTGGGTTCGGGTGAGCACCTGACGGGGATGCCGCATCAGGAGCTCGAGCAGACCGAACTCGGTGCGGGTGAGCGTGATCTCCCGGTCCCCGCGGGAGACCTGCCAGGCACCTGGGTCGAGCCGAAGGTCGCCGACGACCAACGGCGGCTGGCCCGGGGTGGTGGCGACGCGCCGCAACATCGCCCGCAAGCGGGCCAGGAGCTCCTCGTGCGCGAAAGGCTTGACCAGGTAGTCGTCGGCGCCCGCATCCAGGCCGAGGACCCGGTCGCGGACCGCGTCGCGCGCGGTGAGCATCAAGACGGGGGTGAGGTCACCGTCCCGCCGCAGTCGCCGGCACACCTCGATGCCGTTGAGACGCGGCATGACGACATCCACCACGAGGACGTCCGGGCGGACGTCGGGCACCCGGATCAGCGCCTCGACGCCATCGGCCGCGGTCGTCACGGCGTAGCCCTCGAAGCGCAACGACCGCGCCAGGGATTCCCGAAGTACTGGTTCGTCGTCCACGACAAGGACCCGCACGTGCATCAGTGTGGACGGGCTCCTTAAGAGCAGCCTGAGAAGACGATCCGGCTTCAGCGCCCGGTGCGACGGGCCCGCATGACACCCGGCGCGACGGCCCGACACGCGGCTCAGCAGCGGATTTGACGTGTGTGGCGTGATCTTTGTAAGTTCTCCGTCGGCTCGTGAGAGCGCGGAACGCCTTCGGGCGGGCCGGACTCGCGAAGCCAAACCCGCGCGAACGACGGTAGTGGCAGGCGTATGCCTGTGGCTCCCGGCGCTCCGCATGCTGGTGAGTTTCATCCGGCAACTCGGATCGGCCGACACGGTTGATCGGGGGCACCGGATGGGGTAAGCTAGCAGGGTTGCCCGGGCAAGGATCTCATGATCGTCGCCTCGGTCGAATTCGAGAAAGACGCGGATTTGACTAGGAAGACCGGGAAAACCTAAAGTTAAACCATCGCCTCACGGCGAGTTTCGAAAGAAACTCAAGCGAGTGCGTCCGATTTTTGAGAACTCAACAGTGTGTTTTTGATGGTTGTTTGTTGACGCCAATTTAGTTTGTGTCCTCGTGCCTGCCCTGTTTGGGGTGGGTTTGGGGTTCCTTTGATGATGCGGCAGCCCTTGTTTGGGGTTGTTGTTATTGTTGGGGTTGTTCTTTTCATTGGTTTGGTAGCTCTGGCCTTTTGGGGTTGGGGTTGTCATATGTCATTGATGGAGAGTTTGATCCTGGCTCAGGACGAACGCTGGCGGCGTGCTTAACACATGCAAGTCGAGCGGAAAGGCCCTTTCGGGGGTACTCGAGCGGCGAACGGGTGAGTAACACGTGGGTAACCTGCCTTCAGCTCTGGGATAAGCCCGGGAAACTGGGTCTAATACCGGATATGACGCATCACCGCATGGTGTGTGTGTGGAAAGTTTTTCGGCTGAAGATGGACTCGCGGCCTATCAGCTTGTTGGTGGGGTAGTGGCCTACCAAGGCGATGACGGGTAGCCGGCCTGAGAGGGCGACCGGCCACACTGGGACTGAGACACGGCCCAGACTCCTACGGGAGGCAGCAGTGGGGAATATTGCGCAATGGGCGAAAGCCTGACGCAGCAACGCCGCGTGAGGGATGACGGCCTTCGGGTTGTAAACCTCTTTCAGCGCTGACGAAGCCTTCGGGTGACGGTAGGCGCAGAAGAAGCACCGGCTAACTACGTGCCAGCAGCCGCGGTAATACGTAGGGTGCGAGCGTTGTCCGGAATTATTGGGCGTAAAGGGCTCGTAGGCGGTTTGTCACGTCTGCTGTGAAAGCCCGGGGCTTAACCCCGGGTCTGCAGTGGATACGGGCAGGCTAGAGTTCGGCAGGGGAGACTGGAATTCCTGGTGTAGCGGTGGAATGCGCAGATATCAGGAGGAACACCGGTGGCGAAGGCGGGTCTCTGGGCCGATACTGACGCTGAGGAGCGAAAGCGTGGGGAGCGAACAGGATTAGATACCCTGGTAGTCCACGCCGTAAACGTTGGGCGCTAGGTGTGGGTTCCCTTCCACGGGGTCCGTGCCGTAGCTAACGCATTAAGCGCCCCGCCTGGGGAGTACGGCCGCAAGGCTAAAACTCAAAGGAATTGACGGGGGCCCGCACAAGCGGCGGAGCATGCGGATTAATTCGATGCAACGCGAAGAACCTTACCTGGGTTTGACATACACGGAAATCCGGCAGAGATGTCGGGTCCTTTTAGGGTCGTGTACAGGTGGTGCATGGCTGTCGTCAGCTCGTGTCGTGAGATGTTGGGTTAAGTCCCGCAACGAGCGCAACCCTCGTCCCATGTTGCCAGCGGGTTATGCCGGGGACTCATGGGAGACTGCCGGGGTCAACTCGGAGGAAGGTGGGGATGACGTCAAGTCATCATGCCCCTTATGTCCAGGGCTTCACGCATGCTACAATGGCCGGTACAAAGGGCTGCGATACCGTGAGGTGGAGCGAATCCCAAAAAGCCGGTCTCAGTTCGGATCGGGGTCTGCAACTCGACCCCGTGAAGTTGGAGTCGCTAGTAATCGCAGATCAGCAACGCTGCGGTGAATACGTTCCCGGGCCTTGTACACACCGCCCGTCACGTCATGAAAGTCGGTAACACCCGAAGCCGGTGGCCTAACCCCTTGTGGGAGGGAGCTGTCGAAGGTGGGACTGGCGATTAGGACGAAGTCGTAACAAGGTAGCCGTACCGGAAGGTGCGGCTGGATCACCTCCTTTCTAAGGAGCTTTCAGCTCCACATCGTCTGCCCCGTGTGGGTGGGGGTGTGGGTTGGTCGCTGTCGCAGGCGAGTGTTCTGCGGGCGATTGCTCATGGGTGGAACGTCAACGAACATGCCTCATTCGTCTGGTTGCGCCGACTCCCGTGTTGGGGGTTGGGGTGTCTGGTTGCGGGTGGGGCGAGACTGTTGGAGACACACTGTTGGGTCCTGAGAAATCGGGCCGCTGGTTGTTGTGGTGGTTCGTTTTCTGCGGGCTGGTCTTTCTCCATACCGGCCACACGCGAAGTTGTGTTGTGTGTGGTGTTTGGTGGGGGTTTGAGGCTGGTGCTGGTTGTTGTTTGAGAACTGTATAGTGGACGCGAGCATCTTCATCTTTGTGGTCAAGTTAGTAAGGGCACATGGTGGATGCCTTGGCACCAGGAGCCGATGAAGGACGTGGGAGCCTGCGATAATCCCCGGCGAGCTGGCAACCGAGCTACGACCCGGGGGTGTCCGAATGGGGAAACCCGGCGGCAGTCATGTGCCGTCACCGTCACCTGAACACATAGGGTGATCGGAGGGAACGTGGGGAAGTGAAACATCTCAGTACCCACAGGAAGAGAAAACAAGAGTGATTCCGTGAGTAGTGGCGAGCGAAAGCGGATGAGGCTAAACCGTGCGCGTGTGATACCCGGCAGGGGTTGCGTGTGCGGTGTTGTGGGGTTGCATTGACTAGTTGCTGCCGCGGCTGGTCTGGAGTGATCAATCGTTGTTGAAGTCGAAAGGTCTTGAGAGGCCTGGCGTAGAGGGTGGAACCCCCGTAGACGTAAGGCAACGACTCCAGTGATGTGATACCCGAGTAGCACGGGGCTCGTGGAATCTCGTGTGAATCTGGCGGGACCACCCGCTAAGCCTAAATACTCCCTGGTGACCGATAGCGGATCAGTACCGTGAGGGAATGGTGAAAAGTACCCCGGGAGGGGAGTGAAATAGTACC
It encodes:
- a CDS encoding ABC transporter permease, encoding MSAPAPSRLRARDTARVAFSGLRARPLRAVLSALGIAVGIAAMVAVVGISASSREQVNQQLESLGTNLLTVAPGTSFTGEAVLPEESVDMVARLDGVTSVSAVGAVPGASVYRNDQIDVNQTNALAVTAARTDLLDTVSATVASGRWLDDALAAFPAVVLGADAADLLGISRTDGTVEVWLGGEWFTVVGVLDPVALAPELDSAALIGWPVATGLLGFDGAPTTIYERSDEAVIDDVRALLPATVHPAHPEEVAVSRPSDALAAQAATDETLTTLLLALGGVALLVGGIGVANTMVIAVLERRSEVGLRRALGATRAHIRRQFLGESVLLAAFGGLGGAALGGLATAAFATSRDWPFALPVWVLAGAAGATMVVGALAGAYPAARAARMPPTAALSTA
- a CDS encoding ABC transporter ATP-binding protein; amino-acid sequence: MTTPTQPVVMLDGVRRVYPGRPPVRALDGVSLTIDAGEMVSIVGPSGSGKSTMLNVLGTLDRADAGTVHIDGHDVGALSDRQLSALRARRIGFVFQQFFLSPGVTALDNVADGLLYTGAPLRERRRRARATLERVGLAERVHHKPNELSGGQRQRVAVARALVGKPSFLLADEPTGALDSASGAAVLKLLHELHDAGTTVIVITHDHGVAAELPRQVHILDGRIESDEKLEHR
- a CDS encoding NAD(P)-dependent oxidoreductase; protein product: MSEHIVVAQPVDDEGLRRVRRLAADARVDCVAPFGTGHHLPAELADTATVLFADLVPANVGDMKALSWLQLGSAGYAQLAGTGLRPEVAVTNASGVNDIPIAEWCLLMMLTFRRRFTSMLDEQRARCWNRDPAFQAELRGLRVGIVGYGNIGQEVARLARAVGLEIWSLSRSAPGPRRGRYDPLDRPEEDWPVPDRSFGFDRSADFYSGLDYLIVATPDTPSTRGLVDAAAFAALPPHAIVLNPARAPVVDEAALRHALISGQIAGAALDVHYRAPMRPDDPTWDLPNTVVTSHISGSSSSTHFRSRVWDLFYRNLDRHLFGRDLLNRIEPADLPSR
- a CDS encoding enolase C-terminal domain-like protein; the encoded protein is MPFHVEILRTRHRLHQRGTHRRHRPKEVLMRITDVRTILLTGPSTNERWVVSAKRQRTAAFIEVHTDGGLVGVGETYAGYFAPELVGPVVDYVRPILLGADTTDPAVLATRMRRCLVYTARVGVAAAILSGVEAALWDLAGKAEGVPAYQLLGGAKHDKLWAYATGGPSPWPPDELKRKLDRYLELGFTAFKVSSGYRSVADNRSVVPRPSPNEAAEFEAEKVAMMRTHVGKQVGIMLDGHMGHRSGKASWDLATASAVLAALEPFDITFFEEPLAYEDPDEYAELTRTSPIRVAGGEQLSTSDEFRLWMARDAFAVAQPDASWLGMSEFVEVGRLSAERDAAIASHAWSAGVGVMQNIHAAFATASTLVVEIPPDAGELHTLLWGDNLVIRDGYVLPPEAPGLGVDLSEGIKERFPFQPGMEEFVSVPGKTLRS
- a CDS encoding peptidoglycan-binding protein, which encodes MSHVDHVTTAEPVDLDAELERPSRRRSRLLWLTLGLVAAAGAGGAVWYLTQEDGDDTTDGTAAPAATAQVTRGTIAATETWAGTLGHGDAHTVSSGAGTLTRVAAQDMEVTRGTELYRLDERPVTALLGAIPMYRDLAAGDTGIDVQQLEANLTALGYDGFTADDEYTWYTAEAVREWQEDIGAEETGSVGVADVVFLPEGGRVGTVHAEAGATQAPGAPVLDVTGTDQVATLEVDVADRDLLAAGTAVTVVLPGGGEVAGTVTASSVVQATAAAGSGGGASEDETGADAAVAEVEVTLAEPAEASLIGSPVDVVRPVDERADVLVVPVNALLAVAGGGYGLEVVGDGGSTEIVPVETGLFADGQVEVTGDGIGEGTVVGVAGR